The genomic DNA TGGTTTGGTTCTCTGGTATCGTTACCTACACTTCCAATTCTTTTTAATCACTCGCATTTTTTCTGATTAAAACTTGCTCTATCTGATTAAAATTCACATGCATATGAAAATAAgcaatgtcatattttttgttAGGGCTAGTTCAGGTTTGGTGAGATTTTCTTTGGCATATTTTGATTATGATGTCCTTGTTTGGCAGTCACTGGTCAGAGTACTTGAATCATGTGCTGGCAACATACCGTGCTACTCTATGATCTTGTTTCAGGACCTGCTGGTGTCCACAACACTTTCCTCGGTATGGTCTCATCTCTGGTGCCTCTTAGTTTTGGtactttttactttatttttagtaatagAGTATCTCTAGTATTCTTTGAAGTTGAAAAGATGGTTAGGGATTGATGCAATTCTGATAGGGGCTAATGCAGGATGTTTGAAGCCCTAATCATCATTATGGTTTTTTGTCAGGAGGACACTATAAACTTATTTACATATGCCATCCTAAGGTTGTCTCCACGTGCTTTATCCTCTGGGGTGAGTTCCTGGTCCTATTTACGTAAAGGAAGTGCCTCATCTCATCCTGAAGCCGGATCTATCTCAGGAAACACTGCTGCAGTTTCGGATCAATATCCTTCATCTGGTGGTGACAGCAGTTGTAATGTTGCTAGGCCCTTACAACATGAGAAGTGGACCAAAGGGAAAGATGGTTTTCTTGTCACTGATATTTGGAATGCAGAGGCTGGTAACTTGGTTCCTACCACCCCAACAATTTGGCTCCAGCAAACGATGAATAGAATGTATCTTTGTGCCTTTCAGCATAAAAACCTTACCTTGATCCTTCTCATTCCTGTCACTTCCATTGTTAATGGGGAGCGAGACATCTCCTTGGTGAAGCAGCAAATTCTTGAAAATGTAAGTCTTGtagcaatttaaatattttttttccacagTTGTGTATCCGCGGGTTAAAAGTGTGCGATCCCTTGTGCTTTCTCTATTGTATGTGCTTTTGATATTGAATTCACTTGTTGATGCTCTCGAGTTCTTTTTCTGTTCAGCAGCTTGAGATGATGGGATGatcattgaaaatttttaagtgtaatGCTAAGCTTGatcatttattgaaaataaaatatagctAGACATACAGTTTGTTATTAAGCCAGGCAAGGGCCGAAATTTACCATTCTGGAAAGGTGGTATAGCTTGCTATCATATTTGGTCATTTGTTCAGCTCTTGCAATTGGAAGACTTGCTCTTATGATGTTCTGATTATGGAtgcaattaaaataaatattccatATTGGGTTCTATGAGCTCAACAATCTATTTTAAGCTTGTGTTTTatcccttcattttcttcttaaacCTTTTATGGGTTAGATGCAACTTTTTAATCTGGTGATCTCTGTTTAGCTATTCCCTCTCCTGCTGCGAGTCATAAGCATCATAAACCTGTGGTCTTATGCTGCCTGGTTTTATAAGTACTGGGCAAAAACGTGAAAGCTTGCTGAATGATGATTTGGTGTTAAGCTGTTGTTTTCTTCTACTGAAAagcaaacaaaacaaacaaaagaaatggCTTCCTGTAAAAGTTTTGACTAGATCTCATAACTATCCTGTGTAATCTTGAGGGTGGGTGAATAATGTTGCTCatgattaatttatatttgaagAAATATTGGAATGTATAAGGGAGAATGAGCAATAGTACATTTACTTAAATGTCTTTTTCATAATGAGCACAACAGAGTAGGCATGGGATATCTGATCTGCAATTCTGCGTCTTTGTCTCTTGGGCCTATGCTTAAGATTAAAGCTTATTTTGCACAAAGCTTCTGTTGGAGATTCAGTCTAATATGAATTTTGCTAGAGGTTGTGTTTTTTCTGTGAATTCCATATTAAAGTATGCTTGTCAGCACATTGTAAAAGTCTACCTAAGAGGTAGGATTTGCTCAAAATTTGTTCTTGGATGCTACAAAGATTCTCTAGCATTATGCGGCATGTTTATTAAATAACAACAAATCCTTGTTGAATTATTTTATGCTCTGGAAGAATTTGGGTTCTATTTTCTGCCAGAGTAATATGATATGATGATTTATAATGTTTCTATATGCTTTCTGATTCTGTCTCTTTACTTTCAAAATCTGGCAGGCATCACTAAAAATTCTCAAAGTCGAGGAAAAATTATCAAAAGGATGGGGTGGGGAGAATGCTTATCATGTCAGTGGTTACCGTTATTTACTAGTTGATGGTGATAGAAATGTATCTAGAGCCTCTCCACCTGGTAAAGTGACAACCTTAACAAAGGTTAGCAATTCTTGTACATATGCCAggttttgtgtttgttttcaaTCCTTATTTGTGTTTAGTTTAGTTCtctattaaaagaaagaaaaaactgaGCATGTTATTTGTTGATAATgtctattttcaaaattttgaaaatagaacCTAAACGTATTGTCTGATAAAAATTTGTCTCATTTTACATCAGCAAGAAAGTCAAAATTTTCAAGGCCAAGGGTATTTTCACCCATATCAAGTAaattattacacatatataATTGGTCTCTTTTTGGTCAGTGAAAATGACTCATGCAAATCTGGGTTTGGTCAGCAAACCCTGATGTGTTgataattcttcttctttcttacttGCAAAAGAAGATCTGGGTTTGACCAACCCAAattgaagaaaaggaagaaaaagaatccTGATGAAGAAGAACAGGGTGTATATATGTTGGTCTTTTtacttttgagaaaatatataatgtaaaaCCGCATGTGTGCACGTGTGTTGAGTAAAAGTCACAACCTAATGTTTTCTGGTGTGACTCATtctaataagaaaataaaagagttgtggatttttttattttatcttcttttggACTGAAAATAAGCAAACTGAGATGTTGGGTATGCTAATGGGAATAATTGTGACAGGAATCTTTAATTGGCTTGAATAAGCTTCGAGAAGAGGTTGATATGGAAAAGAGCCGAGCAAAATGGGATGGCCCAGACCATGAGAAGGATATGGAGATATGTATTAGGGCAAGAAACAATGCATGGGTGATTGCTGGGGTTATGAGAGGGAAAGAACTCTACATGGTTTTAGAGAGAGCCAACGAGACACTTCTCTATGCCTCTGATGCAATTGAGAAGTTCAGCGACAggtaaaaatttcttaaaaatttcttATGCTTCTGTACTTTCTTCTTATTGCTTGGTTATTTAATTTCCCTTTTGTGGTTTCTGATAGCCCCAACTCTCCAGCTATATTTTGGAGTTTTAAGATCCATCTTTCAGCTTGTTAAAATATTGAAACAATTGGTATGATTTCGTTCTCTTGGATTAATTCAATTTGCCAAAAAGGCTTAACAGCCAAATTGTCTTGTGAGTGACCTTTGTACTATTAAGACCTAACTAGTTTTTGCACCAACCCACACCTGAgttggggaaaaaaataaataagaaaataattacaGAACTAAAATTTTAGCCCAATCACTTTAAAGTGAATTCATAGCATTTATATGTACTCTTTGTTGTGCACCGATCTCTGATGTGTAGAAATCATATTAGTAACTGCAATAACtgaaaaatacaagaataaaaaaCCAAGCCAAGCCTGCAGCAGACTTCTTAGATGGCTTGAAGTATGAAAATTCCTTATGCAGGGGATAACATTGATAATATGTTTTGTTTCTTGGAGTTTAAATGTTAATGAGATCTTATTATTGTCAAAGGAAGAAATCTGAAAGCCTCTCCACTTGTTCTTTAGTAAAATGTGCTGTTGAAAAGCAGAAccagaaaattttgaagatttgTACTCGGATACCAAGTAGATTGGCAATTCCAATCAACCGTTGATTGGATATTTTCAGAAATATTCAATACAACATTTTATGTGACTAGAATGTCACATAAAATTTCTGAGATGTCAGGCTTCTTTTATGACTAGAATGTCATGAATTAGGAATTACAAGACATTGAAACCCTGGTAGATAAGAATAGTAGGTTGTTTCTTTATGACTGAAATATTATGGTTTCATGTTTTAAAAATAGCCGCTTTGCAAAGGGTAAGACTACAAAAATGACCCATCCCCAAATCCTCACAAAGCAAAGAGCCATGTTAAGTGGGGATGCCCTTATGGTTCTTGGCTTTCTGACCCCCACATATTCTGAAAAAAACATATTTGTctacttatattttttcaattgcGCAGGTATTGCAATGGAGCTTTTTCTTTGGATTAGAAAGATATTAGTAAAGCTTCCAAGTTCGGACACTTAGACTGGGTAGGGATGCATGCTTCTATAGACATTGGATACTCAGTTCATTCTCTGCCCTTGAGTGAGTCGATGATATCAGCCCTTCCCCTGCATCTGTATAATTCTGTAGCAAGCCCCAAGCAGGCAATGCATCCAATTTCAGTGTTACATATAATTAAGTGATCGTTGAAAGGGAGACAGTTATAGTCAGCTCCTTGTGCGCGCATTCGCAAGTCAAGTAAACTGTGAACCTTGAAAAGTCACTCTATTTGGTTATGCCATTGAGAATGGGTTGGTGTAGACAATGACATGTCTCTTTTTGTGGCTTAtgcttgcttttctttcttgtttcttttttttttttcccttcaattTGTAATGTTGTATcagaaaagatgaaaatcatcaaagtattttgtaattaaaaaaattgtgtattaCGCGTGTATTggcacttttttttcttttctttgcttttgTTCAAAGGAGTAAGT from Diospyros lotus cultivar Yz01 chromosome 4, ASM1463336v1, whole genome shotgun sequence includes the following:
- the LOC127799189 gene encoding vacuolar fusion protein CCZ1 homolog B-like isoform X1; this encodes MGLSSVASVSEAIKLCIFDLRRGQHEGQELDKILFFFPADLSFSTQLSVIGLSEGLITFTRIFSPEAACELIEAEGHSHIFHEAEPDIWMVMIVEKNKESEAIWRVDALRRVLKEIHSLFVMFHGSVRGLLDKEPSGRLIRPFLHSFIMDYLSAFQKRSPLDLCCWDFFVGKKLQLPNFRDSLKERGTVQMLTVGREAAIEVQSLVRVLESCAGNIPCYSMILFQDLLVSTTLSSEDTINLFTYAILRLSPRALSSGVSSWSYLRKGSASSHPEAGSISGNTAAVSDQYPSSGGDSSCNVARPLQHEKWTKGKDGFLVTDIWNAEAGNLVPTTPTIWLQQTMNRMYLCAFQHKNLTLILLIPVTSIVNGERDISLVKQQILENASLKILKVEEKLSKGWGGENAYHVSGYRYLLVDGDRNVSRASPPGKVTTLTKESLIGLNKLREEVDMEKSRAKWDGPDHEKDMEICIRARNNAWVIAGVMRGKELYMVLERANETLLYASDAIEKFSDRYCNGAFSLD
- the LOC127799189 gene encoding vacuolar fusion protein CCZ1 homolog B-like isoform X2, which codes for MGLSSVASVSEAIKLCIFDLRRGQHEGQELDKILFFFPADLSFSTQLSVIGLSEGLITFTRIFSPEAACELIEAEGHSHIFHEAEPDIWMVMIVEKNKESEAIWRVDALRRVLKEIHSLFVMFHGSVRGLLDKEPSGRLIRPFLHSFIMDYLSDFFVGKKLQLPNFRDSLKERGTVQMLTVGREAAIEVQSLVRVLESCAGNIPCYSMILFQDLLVSTTLSSEDTINLFTYAILRLSPRALSSGVSSWSYLRKGSASSHPEAGSISGNTAAVSDQYPSSGGDSSCNVARPLQHEKWTKGKDGFLVTDIWNAEAGNLVPTTPTIWLQQTMNRMYLCAFQHKNLTLILLIPVTSIVNGERDISLVKQQILENASLKILKVEEKLSKGWGGENAYHVSGYRYLLVDGDRNVSRASPPGKVTTLTKESLIGLNKLREEVDMEKSRAKWDGPDHEKDMEICIRARNNAWVIAGVMRGKELYMVLERANETLLYASDAIEKFSDRYCNGAFSLD
- the LOC127799189 gene encoding vacuolar fusion protein CCZ1 homolog A-like isoform X3, encoding MVMIVEKNKESEAIWRVDALRRVLKEIHSLFVMFHGSVRGLLDKEPSGRLIRPFLHSFIMDYLSAFQKRSPLDLCCWDFFVGKKLQLPNFRDSLKERGTVQMLTVGREAAIEVQSLVRVLESCAGNIPCYSMILFQDLLVSTTLSSEDTINLFTYAILRLSPRALSSGVSSWSYLRKGSASSHPEAGSISGNTAAVSDQYPSSGGDSSCNVARPLQHEKWTKGKDGFLVTDIWNAEAGNLVPTTPTIWLQQTMNRMYLCAFQHKNLTLILLIPVTSIVNGERDISLVKQQILENASLKILKVEEKLSKGWGGENAYHVSGYRYLLVDGDRNVSRASPPGKVTTLTKESLIGLNKLREEVDMEKSRAKWDGPDHEKDMEICIRARNNAWVIAGVMRGKELYMVLERANETLLYASDAIEKFSDRYCNGAFSLD